The following proteins are encoded in a genomic region of Parabacteroides pacaensis:
- a CDS encoding lanthionine synthetase LanC family protein encodes MDIFLSKWRKTIDFCILQAYNQNKFSGIVEGKCGLILLYAQLYQIYKEEYYLKKVYELTDHIMETNLNNYSLGYGVAGIAWTINSLKDFKLFANMDDWFIDVDQFLEQEYFNAIQNNNMDYFEGAAGILFYFLERKNFSLDKMDKYIKNFCDYIRVRLNQKDWIELKFDRKRNEYYKVMNLGVPHGLTGILLILLLIKEKTPFNTNYLIMEVINLIFSFEIKSSPYICHFPYIYKNDNTKVFSTIGWCFGDLMVGYALLKAGIILRNEYYFHYGEKILIDTIPRENQFKEKLILCHGFTSLAYIYENVYYKTKNNIFKTRSIYYQKKSIELFEVRYQKYIYDNNDIFFKNPSLFAGYSGFFLSLLSWNYNHVNNWLNCLLL; translated from the coding sequence ATGGATATTTTTTTGAGTAAATGGAGGAAAACTATAGATTTTTGTATATTACAAGCATATAATCAGAATAAGTTTTCTGGTATTGTAGAAGGAAAATGTGGTTTGATCCTATTGTATGCTCAATTATATCAAATATATAAGGAAGAATATTATCTTAAAAAAGTCTATGAATTAACTGATCATATAATGGAAACCAATTTAAATAATTATTCTTTGGGTTATGGAGTAGCAGGTATCGCTTGGACCATAAATTCTCTAAAAGATTTCAAGCTATTTGCTAATATGGATGATTGGTTTATTGATGTAGATCAATTTTTAGAACAGGAATATTTTAATGCCATACAAAATAACAATATGGATTATTTTGAAGGAGCAGCAGGAATTTTATTTTATTTTTTGGAGAGAAAAAATTTTTCTTTAGATAAAATGGATAAATATATAAAAAATTTCTGTGACTACATCAGGGTACGTCTTAATCAAAAAGATTGGATTGAACTTAAATTTGATCGAAAAAGAAATGAATATTATAAAGTTATGAATTTAGGTGTTCCTCATGGACTAACAGGAATACTATTAATTTTACTACTTATTAAAGAGAAAACGCCTTTTAATACTAATTATTTAATAATGGAAGTTATCAACCTAATTTTTTCTTTTGAAATAAAAAGTTCTCCTTATATATGCCATTTTCCATATATATACAAGAATGATAATACAAAGGTATTTAGTACTATAGGTTGGTGCTTCGGAGATTTAATGGTTGGATATGCATTACTTAAGGCTGGTATAATCTTGAGAAATGAATATTATTTTCATTATGGAGAGAAAATTTTAATAGATACTATTCCCAGAGAAAATCAATTTAAGGAAAAGTTAATACTATGTCATGGTTTTACTTCTTTGGCTTATATATATGAGAATGTTTATTATAAAACTAAGAATAATATATTTAAAACGCGATCTATTTATTATCAAAAAAAGTCTATAGAGTTGTTTGAGGTACGTTATCAAAAATATATATACGACAATAATGATATATTTTTTAAGAATCCCTCACTTTTTGCTGGATATTCAGGCTTTTTTCTCTCTTTGCTGTCTTGGAATTACAATCATGTAAATAACTGGTTAAATTGTTTATTGCTTTAA
- a CDS encoding class I lanthipeptide: MKKLRKLKFNKEVIVNLSDQQMGQIQGGTGTYTSSEVCINISWAVSGYLTGHIADYLYDQYMKSKNPEVDVHGWLSRDYFEGFCCISDVEVNC; this comes from the coding sequence ATGAAAAAATTAAGGAAATTAAAATTTAACAAAGAAGTGATTGTTAATCTTAGTGATCAACAAATGGGACAGATACAAGGAGGAACAGGAACTTATACTTCCTCTGAGGTGTGTATAAATATTAGTTGGGCTGTGTCCGGTTATTTAACAGGGCATATTGCAGATTATCTTTATGATCAGTATATGAAAAGTAAAAATCCGGAGGTTGATGTACATGGATGGCTATCAAGAGATTATTTTGAGGGGTTCTGTTGTATAAGTGATGTTGAAGTTAATTGCTGA
- a CDS encoding heparinase II/III family protein has translation MKRVVLLICWLGICIHTQAYTERNLLQKEITIEQLKEALIPNQKWVSYPAYTNRDGWDKFMGEYKTQFIRAAEKKLHYEWKVVPASAYLEYERTGNRRIMEDPFGENNNAIATFLIAELAEGKGRFMDQLINGVYYACEMTSWALSAHLTVQHSRRSLPDYKEHIIELTSGDLASMLAWTYYFFHHEFDKINPVISERLRSELKKRIMEPYMKEDRFWWMAFNLKPGGLVNNWNPWCNSNVLQCFLLLEQDKDNLAKAVYRTMVSVDKFINYVHTDGACEEGPSYWGHAAGKLYDYLRLLFDATGGRVSLFDVPMIKNMGEYISRSYIGNGWVVNFADASAKGGGDAFLIFRYGNAVKSEEMKNYAAYLVENSGKINPDSGRDIFRTLQSLGCADSLSHTQALRTVPLYTWYPDTEFCYMNNDRTGFFLATKGGYNNESHNHNDVGTFSLYQNAQPIIIDAGVGTYTRQTFSSERYTIWTMQSDYHNLPRINGFSQKYGTQYKATEVKFDARRMTFSANIASAYPKEANIQRWIRTYSLTKEGVKIEDTFTLNETLQPAQINFLSWGKIDIATPGEIRMEVNGEKACLSYNKNEFTPSVESIKLTDARLSNVWGKEIYRISLVAKKQSIKGKYVYTIRQAKKGM, from the coding sequence ATGAAGCGAGTTGTTTTACTAATCTGCTGGTTGGGAATTTGTATTCACACGCAAGCTTATACGGAACGTAATCTTCTTCAAAAAGAAATTACCATAGAGCAATTAAAGGAAGCTTTAATTCCTAATCAGAAATGGGTATCTTATCCTGCTTACACGAATCGTGACGGCTGGGATAAATTTATGGGGGAATACAAAACACAATTTATTCGTGCTGCCGAAAAGAAGCTTCATTATGAATGGAAAGTGGTTCCGGCTTCGGCTTATCTGGAGTATGAGCGTACCGGGAACCGCCGTATTATGGAAGATCCGTTTGGTGAAAACAATAATGCGATTGCTACTTTTTTGATCGCTGAATTGGCTGAAGGGAAGGGTAGATTTATGGATCAATTGATTAATGGGGTATATTATGCTTGTGAGATGACTTCCTGGGCCTTGTCCGCACATTTAACGGTTCAACATTCCCGGCGTTCTTTACCGGATTATAAAGAACATATCATTGAATTAACCTCTGGCGATTTAGCCTCGATGCTGGCATGGACGTATTATTTTTTCCATCATGAATTTGATAAAATAAATCCGGTTATTTCAGAAAGATTGCGGAGTGAACTGAAAAAAAGAATCATGGAACCGTATATGAAAGAGGACCGGTTTTGGTGGATGGCATTTAATCTGAAACCGGGAGGATTGGTAAATAATTGGAACCCCTGGTGTAATTCTAATGTATTGCAATGTTTTCTTCTTCTAGAGCAAGATAAAGATAATTTGGCTAAGGCTGTTTACCGTACCATGGTATCTGTAGATAAATTCATTAATTATGTCCATACGGATGGTGCTTGTGAAGAAGGTCCTTCTTATTGGGGGCATGCAGCCGGGAAATTATACGATTATTTACGACTCCTTTTTGATGCTACCGGTGGACGGGTAAGCTTGTTTGATGTGCCTATGATTAAAAATATGGGTGAATATATTTCTCGGTCTTATATAGGAAACGGATGGGTAGTAAACTTTGCCGATGCTTCTGCTAAAGGGGGAGGGGATGCTTTTCTTATTTTTCGCTATGGGAATGCTGTAAAAAGTGAGGAAATGAAGAATTATGCTGCTTATTTAGTAGAAAATTCGGGAAAAATAAATCCGGATTCGGGAAGAGATATTTTTCGGACACTCCAATCTTTAGGGTGTGCGGATTCATTAAGCCATACCCAAGCTCTCCGCACGGTACCTCTTTATACTTGGTATCCGGACACGGAATTCTGCTATATGAATAATGATAGAACAGGATTTTTTCTTGCTACCAAAGGGGGATATAATAACGAAAGTCATAATCATAACGATGTGGGAACTTTTTCACTTTACCAAAATGCTCAACCAATTATTATCGATGCCGGTGTGGGTACTTATACTCGCCAGACTTTTAGTAGTGAGCGATATACTATCTGGACTATGCAGAGTGATTATCATAATTTGCCCCGGATTAATGGTTTCTCTCAGAAGTACGGCACACAATATAAAGCAACGGAAGTAAAATTTGATGCTCGTCGGATGACCTTTTCAGCCAATATTGCGTCAGCTTATCCGAAAGAAGCGAATATACAAAGATGGATTCGTACATATAGTCTTACGAAAGAAGGGGTAAAAATAGAAGATACATTTACGCTTAATGAAACGCTTCAACCTGCCCAGATTAATTTTCTTAGCTGGGGAAAAATAGATATTGCTACTCCCGGCGAAATAAGAATGGAAGTAAATGGAGAAAAAGCATGCCTTTCTTATAATAAAAATGAATTTACTCCTTCCGTAGAATCCATAAAGTTAACAGACGCCCGATTATCGAACGTATGGGGAAAAGAAATTTACCGCATCTCCTTGGTAGCAAAGAAACAATCGATAAAAGGAAAATATGTATATACAATCCGGCAAGCCAAAAAGGGAATGTAG
- a CDS encoding alkaline phosphatase yields MKKIVCIFLLYCCVVSTAFAASWKAKHVILIGLDGWGAYSVEKAEMPTVKEMMKNGAYTLEKRSVLPSSSAVNWASMFMGAGPELHGYTEWGSKTPELPSRIVSHYGIFPTVFGLLRDANPKAEIGCMYEWDGISYLVDKSALNYDKHVTEVKDNPAATAKLAADYIKSSKPNLLAVIFDEPDHVGHTAGHDTPEYYTKLKELDNYIAQIKKAVEDAGILDETIFILTADHGGINKGHGGKTMREMQTPFIMCGKNIKKGYVIEDSMMQFDVASTLAYIFKLDQPQVWIGRPMKKAFK; encoded by the coding sequence ATGAAAAAAATTGTATGTATATTTTTGTTGTATTGCTGTGTAGTAAGTACTGCATTCGCTGCTAGCTGGAAAGCCAAACATGTTATCTTAATAGGGTTAGACGGTTGGGGAGCTTATAGTGTGGAAAAGGCGGAAATGCCAACCGTAAAAGAAATGATGAAAAATGGAGCTTATACACTTGAAAAACGCTCTGTGCTTCCTTCCTCGAGTGCTGTAAATTGGGCTTCTATGTTTATGGGAGCTGGTCCGGAGCTTCATGGATATACTGAATGGGGATCGAAAACGCCGGAGTTACCTTCCCGCATAGTAAGTCATTATGGTATTTTTCCTACTGTTTTCGGCCTTTTGCGAGATGCTAATCCGAAAGCAGAGATAGGTTGTATGTATGAATGGGACGGGATTTCTTATCTGGTAGATAAATCGGCTTTGAATTATGACAAGCATGTCACAGAGGTAAAAGATAATCCGGCAGCTACCGCTAAATTAGCCGCAGACTACATAAAGAGTTCCAAACCGAATTTACTGGCTGTTATATTTGACGAACCGGATCATGTAGGTCATACTGCCGGGCACGATACACCTGAATATTATACTAAATTGAAAGAATTAGATAATTATATTGCACAAATTAAAAAAGCTGTAGAGGATGCCGGCATATTGGATGAAACTATATTTATTCTCACGGCCGATCATGGCGGAATTAATAAAGGACACGGAGGTAAAACGATGCGGGAAATGCAGACTCCTTTTATCATGTGTGGAAAAAATATAAAAAAGGGATATGTAATCGAGGATAGTATGATGCAATTTGATGTAGCTTCTACGCTTGCTTACATTTTTAAACTGGATCAACCTCAGGTATGGATTGGCCGACCGATGAAAAAAGCTTTTAAATAA
- a CDS encoding BT_3987 domain-containing protein encodes MKIKIIAIVLLAVCLGACSESKVDFGEQYKKTLYIVNSRDMLYVGEHSYGSENNFIKISVYCASTEPVKSDLRVKLRIAPEALDSLNKKSALGNPLYVDKVLLPESHYELSDTEVTIAAGSQYGVLRIPLHPEGLNADVSYALPVTIESNTMEYEVNPELQTMVYEVKMINGYSGEYAGSSIELPKTIRSVQPVLKAMSSNTVRLPIHTLSSEVKYLNTNFMLLTVGADSTSVAISPWAEAQVTDLGGSTYDRKTKRYVLNYSFKNENGDIIRIEEKIQNLEVPDTDDEESE; translated from the coding sequence ATGAAGATCAAAATAATTGCCATAGTCTTGCTGGCTGTATGTTTAGGAGCATGTTCCGAATCTAAGGTAGATTTCGGAGAGCAATATAAGAAAACGCTTTATATTGTAAACAGCCGTGATATGTTGTATGTAGGCGAACATTCGTATGGTTCGGAAAATAACTTTATAAAGATATCCGTGTATTGTGCCTCTACCGAGCCGGTTAAATCGGATCTTCGGGTAAAACTCCGGATAGCTCCGGAGGCACTCGATTCGCTAAATAAAAAGAGTGCACTAGGTAATCCGCTCTATGTGGATAAGGTGTTGTTGCCCGAATCTCATTATGAACTTAGTGATACGGAAGTGACCATTGCTGCAGGCAGCCAATACGGAGTACTGCGTATTCCGCTGCATCCTGAAGGATTAAACGCAGATGTTTCGTATGCGTTGCCGGTTACAATCGAGTCGAATACGATGGAGTACGAAGTAAATCCGGAATTACAGACCATGGTATATGAGGTAAAGATGATAAATGGGTATTCCGGGGAATATGCGGGAAGCTCCATCGAATTACCTAAAACTATTCGCTCCGTACAACCGGTATTGAAAGCTATGTCATCGAATACAGTCCGGTTGCCTATTCATACGTTATCATCGGAAGTGAAATATTTGAATACCAATTTTATGCTACTTACTGTGGGGGCCGATAGTACGTCTGTTGCTATTTCTCCTTGGGCGGAAGCGCAGGTGACTGACTTAGGGGGCAGTACGTATGACCGGAAGACAAAACGGTATGTGTTGAATTATTCATTTAAGAATGAAAACGGCGACATTATTCGTATAGAAGAAAAAATACAGAATTTAGAGGTCCCGGATACGGATGACGAAGAGTCCGAGTAA
- a CDS encoding RagB/SusD family nutrient uptake outer membrane protein, with protein sequence MLKKQIKKGFIAFTFWLLTCASGVFQSCNFLDIDPYVADLFTLDTIFSKKEYTQKYLTNVYSYLVDYGSPSAWSTNAQPWILISDEGVAGYKRNMHIYNYFCNNEMKAEDMGPFDRWNYFYEGIRKANTFLTRVNECQEVSAMQRSEWMGEATFIKAMLYFELMLAYGPVPIVPDAPVDFDTPIEQLMVERNTWDECSDYVSALLEEAIKLLPEQVRDNAEIGKPTRYSALAVLSRLTLYTASPLYNGDNTEFSDFQNNAGIPYLNPTYDNQKWGIAAANAKRLVDLKPNDLYIVAKMENTPNLPVPPQDRGDFPNGVGGIDPYHSYSDMFTGECVLASSNREILFCRQNSDINGMNHYAAPGVLNAWSVFFVPQSLVDAYYMADGHSISDASEEYPYESGYTDTDYTFSGEKNSNGFTLLGGTYKWYVNREMRFYATIAYNNSYFPSTSTPPNMVDQQDGKVAKYFSDSKSGKEYALNRPSGEAEEYPMTGYLCRKFVHYEDSWISGGRQKKKYSPSYRMAEVYLNYVEAMNELQQSYTIGDVTVSRNPAEMKRCFNLIRYRAGLPGITDADVASVERMRELILRERQIEFAWEGRRYHDLRRTKKAIVYENAPVMGCDVSVPEVEKDKFYNVIRVKERDWIYKVFTRRQTFFPIPKTEVDKNRNLDQMPGF encoded by the coding sequence ATGTTGAAAAAACAGATAAAAAAAGGTTTCATCGCCTTCACGTTCTGGTTGCTTACATGTGCCAGCGGGGTTTTCCAATCGTGTAATTTTCTCGATATCGATCCGTATGTAGCCGACCTGTTTACATTGGATACTATATTTTCCAAGAAAGAATATACGCAGAAATACCTTACCAATGTATATAGTTATTTGGTAGATTACGGTTCACCAAGTGCTTGGTCTACGAATGCACAACCTTGGATACTTATCAGTGATGAAGGGGTAGCCGGGTACAAACGAAATATGCATATCTACAATTATTTTTGTAATAATGAAATGAAAGCGGAAGACATGGGGCCTTTTGACCGATGGAATTACTTTTACGAAGGTATCCGGAAAGCTAATACTTTTTTGACGCGGGTCAACGAATGTCAGGAGGTAAGTGCTATGCAACGCTCCGAATGGATGGGGGAAGCGACTTTTATCAAAGCCATGCTCTATTTTGAATTAATGTTGGCGTATGGCCCAGTTCCTATTGTGCCGGATGCACCTGTCGATTTTGATACGCCTATCGAGCAGCTAATGGTAGAACGGAATACCTGGGATGAATGTAGTGACTACGTCTCCGCTTTACTGGAAGAGGCTATTAAATTGTTGCCTGAGCAGGTACGGGATAATGCAGAAATAGGGAAACCTACCCGCTATTCGGCTTTAGCGGTACTGTCCCGCCTTACTTTGTATACGGCGAGCCCGCTTTATAATGGCGATAATACGGAATTTTCCGATTTCCAAAACAATGCCGGTATCCCTTATTTAAATCCTACCTACGACAATCAGAAGTGGGGGATTGCAGCGGCCAATGCTAAACGTCTGGTTGATTTGAAACCGAACGATTTGTATATTGTAGCTAAAATGGAGAATACACCCAATTTGCCGGTTCCACCTCAAGATCGGGGCGATTTTCCTAATGGCGTAGGTGGTATCGATCCGTATCATTCTTATTCGGACATGTTTACAGGGGAATGTGTACTGGCTTCTTCTAACCGGGAAATCTTGTTTTGCCGTCAGAATTCCGATATTAATGGAATGAACCATTATGCAGCTCCCGGAGTATTGAATGCTTGGAGCGTGTTTTTTGTTCCTCAAAGCCTGGTCGATGCGTATTATATGGCCGACGGACATTCTATTTCCGATGCTAGTGAAGAATATCCCTACGAAAGTGGATATACAGATACGGATTATACATTCTCCGGCGAGAAAAATAGTAACGGTTTTACCCTTTTGGGGGGAACTTACAAGTGGTATGTGAATAGGGAAATGCGTTTTTATGCGACGATTGCTTATAACAATTCCTATTTTCCTTCTACCTCTACTCCTCCGAATATGGTAGACCAACAAGACGGGAAAGTAGCGAAATATTTCAGCGATTCCAAGAGTGGAAAAGAATATGCGTTAAACCGGCCTTCCGGGGAAGCGGAAGAGTATCCGATGACAGGATACTTATGCCGGAAGTTCGTTCATTATGAGGATTCGTGGATTAGCGGCGGCCGGCAGAAAAAGAAATACAGTCCTTCTTACCGGATGGCAGAAGTCTATTTGAATTATGTAGAGGCTATGAATGAATTACAACAGAGCTATACCATCGGAGATGTTACGGTTTCACGGAATCCGGCAGAAATGAAGCGGTGTTTCAATTTAATCCGCTATCGGGCCGGTTTACCCGGAATTACGGATGCCGACGTAGCCAGTGTGGAACGGATGCGGGAATTAATTTTACGTGAACGGCAGATAGAATTTGCCTGGGAAGGCCGGCGGTATCACGACCTGCGCCGTACCAAGAAAGCTATCGTTTATGAAAATGCACCGGTAATGGGTTGCGATGTAAGTGTGCCTGAAGTGGAAAAAGATAAGTTTTATAATGTAATCCGGGTAAAAGAACGGGATTGGATATACAAAGTATTTACTCGTAGGCAAACGTTCTTCCCGATTCCGAAAACCGAGGTAGATAAGAACCGGAATTTAGATCAAATGCCGGGATTCTGA
- a CDS encoding SusC/RagA family TonB-linked outer membrane protein, producing MTKKYRSWIGIILFLLPLSLLAQTKVNVKGVVTDAKNETQIGVNVYPKNNPTAGVVTDLEGKYTISVSPGMTLVFSYVGYKSQEIKTGKLPNQTINVVLEESAQQLEEVSVVGYSTQRKVSVVGSITSVKPTELKAGGVTSISNTLAGRVAGLIGVQHSGEPGNDVSEFWIRGISTFGANSSALILIDGIDRGSSSLNELAPEDIESFSVLKDATATAVYGARGANGVVLINTKRGQEGKISINANVKTMVETLPRLPEYLRAYDYATLANEARIVRGDKSVYSPETFDIIKYHMDPDLYPDVSWQDEILKKRTWGLQANVNIAGGSKLARYYMSAFYRTNDAIYKQTGMERYHSNVRRNQYTFRSNIDVDVTKTTLVSLLLSAKIVELNRPGMGTTSEIWGAQSNLTPLTVPVQYSNGQLPAYGKGENTSPSVLLNETGFLTDRDNSIESLLKIEQNLDFIVKGLKATGSISFDNFNNHLTKRTKMPDLYRATDRNWNTGELMTLKTVVAQPLTFSSSSYGIRTIYVEGKVEYSQVFASKHRVGGLFLYNQKDYQRTDADNELSSIPRRNQGMAGRLTYSYDDIYFVEGNFGYNGSENFPKGQRFGFFPSGALGWVISNYSGVKKRFPFINTLKLRYSYGLVGNDQISNDVRFPYLTTVATSGVPGYIFGDQGQTNYGAVTDDVLGSTGLVWEKAIKQNFGIDIKLWNALDITVDAFIDKRNNIFMQRVTLPGTIGVGTKPWGNVGKMKSWGADGTASYTRKFGDVTLEVRGNFTLTRDKILDYDEVPPRYPYLAKKGTSYGVTRGLIALGLFKDEEDVENSPTQFGKVLPGDIKYQDVNGDGRIDDYDIVPIGNSNVPKVQYGFAGSASWKGFDFNIFFRGAAKVDYFMGGNGYYPFAGGVTGNVLSIVKDQGNRWTPAWYSGDPATENPNARFPRLTYGENKNNNRASSFWLADASYLRLKTLEVGYTLPKKWLNKMNMSNLRISFVGDNLHVWDHVKLWDPEQASSNGAVYPLTRSYSMVLQVSF from the coding sequence ATGACCAAGAAATATAGAAGCTGGATCGGAATAATCCTATTTTTATTACCCTTGTCGCTACTGGCACAAACAAAAGTAAATGTAAAAGGTGTGGTTACCGATGCCAAAAATGAAACACAAATCGGTGTGAATGTTTATCCGAAAAACAATCCTACCGCCGGAGTAGTAACTGACCTTGAAGGAAAATATACTATATCGGTTAGTCCCGGCATGACTCTCGTTTTTTCCTATGTAGGATATAAAAGTCAAGAAATTAAAACAGGAAAACTACCCAATCAGACTATTAATGTGGTGTTGGAAGAATCTGCACAACAATTGGAAGAAGTAAGTGTTGTCGGGTATAGTACTCAACGGAAAGTCAGTGTGGTAGGGTCTATTACCAGCGTAAAACCTACGGAATTAAAAGCAGGGGGAGTTACTTCAATCTCCAATACATTGGCGGGCCGGGTTGCCGGACTGATTGGGGTACAACATAGCGGGGAACCGGGTAATGACGTGTCGGAATTCTGGATCCGCGGAATCAGTACTTTCGGAGCTAACAGTAGTGCTTTAATTTTAATTGATGGAATTGATCGTGGAAGTTCCAGTTTGAATGAACTGGCTCCCGAAGACATCGAGAGTTTTTCCGTGTTGAAAGATGCTACGGCAACAGCCGTATATGGTGCCCGCGGAGCAAACGGAGTCGTTTTAATTAATACGAAACGCGGGCAAGAAGGTAAAATTTCGATTAACGCCAATGTGAAAACTATGGTAGAGACTTTGCCGCGTTTGCCGGAGTATTTGCGTGCCTATGATTATGCTACCTTAGCTAATGAAGCTAGAATTGTGCGTGGCGATAAATCGGTCTATTCCCCGGAAACATTTGATATAATCAAATATCACATGGATCCGGATTTGTATCCGGATGTAAGTTGGCAGGATGAAATTCTAAAAAAACGGACATGGGGTTTGCAAGCCAATGTTAATATTGCCGGGGGTAGCAAATTGGCACGGTATTATATGAGTGCTTTTTATCGCACGAACGATGCTATTTATAAACAAACCGGAATGGAACGCTATCATTCCAATGTACGGCGTAATCAATATACGTTCCGGAGTAACATCGACGTAGACGTAACCAAAACTACCTTGGTAAGCTTGTTGCTTTCCGCAAAAATAGTGGAACTGAACCGTCCGGGAATGGGAACTACGTCTGAAATTTGGGGAGCACAAAGTAATTTGACACCCCTTACGGTGCCGGTACAGTATTCCAACGGTCAATTACCGGCTTATGGAAAAGGCGAAAATACATCTCCTTCCGTATTGCTCAATGAAACAGGATTTTTGACCGACCGTGATAATTCAATTGAATCGTTATTAAAGATCGAGCAAAATTTGGATTTTATTGTAAAAGGGTTAAAAGCAACCGGTTCCATATCGTTCGATAATTTTAATAACCATTTAACTAAGCGTACGAAAATGCCTGATTTATACCGGGCTACCGACCGTAATTGGAATACCGGTGAATTAATGACTTTAAAAACCGTAGTAGCACAACCCTTAACCTTTAGTAGTTCTTCTTATGGTATCCGGACAATTTATGTAGAAGGAAAAGTAGAATACAGTCAAGTTTTTGCCAGTAAGCACCGGGTAGGAGGATTGTTTTTATACAATCAAAAAGATTACCAGCGGACGGATGCGGATAATGAACTTTCTTCTATTCCCCGGCGGAACCAAGGAATGGCAGGCCGTTTAACTTATTCGTACGATGATATTTACTTTGTAGAAGGAAACTTCGGTTACAACGGTTCGGAAAATTTCCCGAAAGGGCAACGTTTCGGCTTTTTCCCATCCGGAGCTTTAGGATGGGTAATTTCCAATTATTCGGGAGTGAAGAAAAGATTTCCTTTTATAAATACTTTGAAATTGCGTTACTCTTACGGTTTGGTAGGAAACGACCAGATCAGTAATGATGTACGCTTTCCTTACCTTACCACAGTAGCTACCAGTGGGGTACCGGGATATATTTTCGGAGATCAGGGACAAACTAACTATGGAGCTGTGACTGATGATGTTTTAGGTTCTACCGGTTTGGTTTGGGAGAAAGCAATTAAACAGAATTTCGGAATCGATATTAAGTTGTGGAATGCGTTGGATATCACAGTGGATGCGTTTATCGATAAACGTAATAATATTTTTATGCAACGTGTTACATTGCCCGGAACCATCGGTGTAGGAACCAAGCCTTGGGGAAATGTTGGAAAGATGAAGAGTTGGGGAGCAGACGGAACAGCTTCTTATACACGTAAATTTGGTGATGTTACATTAGAGGTACGTGGCAACTTTACATTAACTCGTGATAAAATTCTCGATTACGATGAAGTACCTCCCCGCTATCCGTATTTAGCTAAAAAAGGAACCAGTTACGGAGTTACCCGCGGCTTGATTGCTTTGGGGCTATTTAAAGATGAAGAAGACGTAGAAAACAGTCCTACCCAATTTGGAAAAGTATTGCCAGGTGACATAAAATACCAAGATGTAAATGGCGACGGGCGGATCGACGACTACGACATTGTGCCGATAGGTAATTCCAATGTGCCTAAAGTACAGTATGGATTTGCCGGTAGTGCCAGTTGGAAAGGGTTCGATTTTAATATCTTTTTCCGGGGAGCTGCCAAAGTAGATTATTTTATGGGAGGAAACGGATATTATCCGTTTGCCGGTGGAGTAACAGGCAATGTATTATCGATTGTAAAAGATCAAGGAAACCGTTGGACACCCGCTTGGTATTCCGGTGATCCGGCTACCGAGAATCCGAATGCCCGTTTCCCGCGTCTTACCTACGGCGAAAATAAAAATAACAACAGAGCTTCTAGTTTTTGGCTCGCCGATGCTAGTTATTTACGGTTGAAAACATTGGAAGTCGGATATACGCTTCCTAAAAAGTGGTTGAATAAAATGAACATGTCCAATCTCCGTATTTCGTTTGTAGGAGATAACTTACATGTATGGGATCACGTAAAATTATGGGATCCGGAACAGGCTAGTAGTAACGGTGCCGTATATCCGCTCACTCGTTCTTATTCGATGGTGTTACAAGTTTCATTTTAA